ACGACCGAGCCCGAGCCCGCCGTGCCGGCTGCGGTCACGTCGCAGGCGCACGACGCGCCGACGACGCCCGTGGTCCGGACGACCGACCCCGACGTGGGCGACGGCCTGCCGTCCCCCGCCTGACGCACGGCCCTCGGCCCGTCCCCGTCGCCCCCGCCGACGCACGCGCCCTCACGCACGCCTCCGACCCTCCGGACGTGCGTGCGGGCGCGTTCGGCGCTCGGAGGACGGGGACCGGGCCGGTCGATCAGTCGGGGGTGCGGTCGGTGAAGGGTTCACCGAGGTCCAGGTCGCCCGACGTCTCGACGATCACCAGGACCGCGTCGGTGACCGCCCACGTCTGGTGCATCTCGCCCGGCTCCCAGACGACCAGGGTGCCCGGACCGGCCGCGACCCGCGGCCCGTCGTCGGTCTGCACCTCGACGTCGCCCGACACGACGCCCAGCACCTGCCGCCGGACCGCCCGGTGCCGGCCGATCGTGCCACCCGCGTCGAGCCGCGCGACGTGCACGCTCGTCGCACCGGTCGTCGGCGGGACGGCCTCGAGCAGCACGCCGGCGCTGTCGAACCGGTCGAGGGGGTAGCGGACGACGTCGACGAGACGCATCGGGACCTCCGGAGGGCGGGGTGCGGCTCGTTCGGCGCCGCGGCACGACTATCGCCCGCCGGGACGCGCACCGCCCGACGGCACGCCGTCGCCCGCCACGGCACGCGCCGCACTAGCCTTCCCCTGTCGGACCGCCTGGTCAGGAGGCTGGCATGGCGCGACGCACGGGGTCGGCTGCGCTGCCGACGTACCGGCGCATCCGGCGGCTGGGCTGGACGTCCGCCGCCCTGGTCGGCGCGGCCGTCGCGCTGCTCG
The sequence above is a segment of the Cellulomonas fimi genome. Coding sequences within it:
- a CDS encoding cupin domain-containing protein → MRLVDVVRYPLDRFDSAGVLLEAVPPTTGATSVHVARLDAGGTIGRHRAVRRQVLGVVSGDVEVQTDDGPRVAAGPGTLVVWEPGEMHQTWAVTDAVLVIVETSGDLDLGEPFTDRTPD